One Parageobacillus sp. KH3-4 genomic region harbors:
- a CDS encoding amino acid permease, translated as MQQQKLGLWLLTALVVGNMVGSGIFMLPRSLAEAASPLGVILAWLLTGAGVLMTALVFGNLAIRKPELNGGPQIYAKELFPKGSNAAILSGFMSSWGYWIGNFAGNVAIITTLTSYLSTFFPVLTSKQTLFVIGSLDVKLGNLLTFLVCTALLWGMHFIILHGIEDAGKLNFVATAAKVLGFFLFIVIALFAFEKSTIGSLVAPRYDDAGHSIGLLGQVNNAAVSTLWAFVGVESAIVFASRARKQADVKRATILGLLIALAIYIGISVLVMGILPQKELIQSEKPLVDAIVAILGPSGGYVLAGLGLISLLGSTLGWVLLSAEVPYQAAKQGLFIRAFLKENKKEVPSFSLLLSNGLAQIFIFSTISNSMSAAFDFVIYIATLAYLVPYFIASVFQLKLTLTGETYQHASRDRIIDGVIAALATVYSIWVIISGTADLKTFMLGVVLLLSGIIFYPQVKKASRQSEEKQKISA; from the coding sequence GTGCAACAGCAAAAACTCGGATTATGGCTATTAACGGCGCTTGTCGTTGGCAATATGGTAGGATCGGGAATTTTTATGCTGCCGCGCTCGCTCGCGGAAGCGGCAAGCCCGCTCGGCGTAATTTTGGCGTGGCTGCTCACGGGCGCCGGGGTATTAATGACTGCGCTCGTCTTCGGTAATTTGGCGATTCGCAAACCGGAATTAAACGGCGGACCGCAAATTTATGCAAAAGAACTATTTCCTAAAGGATCGAACGCGGCGATTTTATCTGGCTTTATGTCCTCATGGGGATATTGGATCGGCAACTTTGCCGGCAATGTCGCAATTATTACGACGCTTACTAGCTATTTATCGACGTTTTTCCCTGTTTTAACGAGCAAACAAACGCTATTTGTCATCGGCTCCCTTGATGTCAAGCTGGGGAACTTGTTGACGTTTCTCGTTTGCACAGCGCTGCTTTGGGGAATGCATTTCATCATTTTGCACGGCATTGAAGACGCGGGCAAGCTAAATTTCGTCGCTACCGCAGCGAAAGTGCTCGGATTTTTCTTGTTTATTGTTATCGCTTTATTTGCGTTTGAAAAAAGCACGATCGGTTCGTTGGTCGCGCCCCGCTATGATGATGCCGGACATTCAATCGGATTGTTAGGTCAAGTCAATAATGCGGCTGTATCGACATTATGGGCGTTTGTCGGCGTAGAATCGGCAATTGTTTTTGCTTCACGGGCGCGGAAACAAGCGGACGTAAAGCGCGCAACCATTCTCGGTTTGCTTATTGCTCTCGCGATTTACATCGGTATTAGCGTGCTCGTCATGGGCATATTGCCGCAAAAAGAACTTATTCAATCAGAAAAACCGCTTGTCGACGCGATTGTCGCGATTTTAGGACCAAGCGGCGGCTACGTTCTAGCCGGACTCGGATTGATCAGCTTGCTCGGCTCCACGCTCGGTTGGGTATTATTAAGCGCGGAAGTGCCGTACCAAGCAGCAAAACAGGGGCTGTTTATCCGAGCTTTTTTAAAAGAAAACAAAAAAGAAGTACCCAGCTTTTCTTTATTGCTTTCCAACGGGTTGGCACAAATTTTTATTTTTTCGACCATTTCCAATTCGATGTCAGCGGCGTTTGACTTTGTCATTTACATCGCGACATTGGCGTATCTCGTTCCATATTTTATCGCCTCTGTTTTCCAATTAAAACTGACGCTGACCGGCGAAACGTATCAACACGCTTCACGCGACCGCATCATTGACGGGGTGATCGCCGCTCTTGCAACAGTCTATTCCATTTGGGTCATCATCTCCGGAACCGCGGACCTAAAAACGTTTATGCTTGGCGTCGTGCTGCTTCTCAGCGGCATCATCTTCTACCCGCAAGTGAAAAAAGCATCACGGCAATCAGAGGAAAAACAAAAAATATCGGCGTAA